In a single window of the Zea mays cultivar B73 chromosome 5, Zm-B73-REFERENCE-NAM-5.0, whole genome shotgun sequence genome:
- the LOC100282674 gene encoding uncharacterized protein LOC100282674 precursor — MAPKILVILVFLAVASPAALAAFDVIEMLADKPTYSTFLKLLQDTKVAGEANQLRSATLLVVPDKLAKPLASLPADKVRPAVENHVLLSYFDPIKLDEMKTRTAILPTLLSVTDKKLGVLNYTRADDGQMYFGAPGAPCVAKLVKVVAARPYSVSIMEISEPILPAALPSPVAAPGRRGKGGKRKIKPSAATHEDSNMIPRKPVEAVVVGKGKVAKDTVSESPAPSPAPVSAP, encoded by the coding sequence ATGGCTCCCAAGATCCTAGTCATCCTTGTGTTCCTCGCCGTGGCCTCACCGGCGGCTCTGGCCGCCTTCGATGTGATAGAGATGCTGGCCGACAAGCCCACGTACTCCACGTTCCTGAAGCTCCTGCAGGACACCAAGGTCGCGGGCGAGGCGAATCAGCTCCGGTCGGCGACGCTACTGGTCGTCCCCGACAAACTTGCCAAGCCTCTGGCGTCGCTGCCCGCCGATAAGGTGCGGCCGGCGGTGGAGAACCACGTCCTTCTCAGTTACTTCGACCCCATCAAGCTGGACGAGATGAAGACACGCACCGCCATCCTCCCCACGCTGCTCTCCGTCACCGACAAGAAACTCGGCGTCCTCAACTACACCAGGGCCGACGACGGGCAGATGTACTTCGGCGCTCCCGGCGCCCCCTGCGTGGCCAAGCTCGTGAAGGTCGTCGCAGCGCGGCCGTACTCTGTGTCCATCATGGAGATCAGCGAGCCCATTTTGCCGGCCGCGTTGCCCTCCCCCGTCGCGGCGCCCGGCCGCCGCGGCAAGGGTGGTAAGCGCAAGATCAAGCCATCAGCGGCAACCCATGAGGATTCCAACATGATCCCGCGCAAGCCCGTCGAAGCAGTGGTGGTGGGTAAGGGTAAGGTGGCCAAGGATACCGTGTCCGAGTCACCTGCTCCAAGCCCCGCCCCCGTCTCCGCCCCTTAG